A genomic window from Silene latifolia isolate original U9 population chromosome 11, ASM4854445v1, whole genome shotgun sequence includes:
- the LOC141613401 gene encoding uncharacterized protein LOC141613401 gives MRAAHDGQKSYADLRRSDIEFTVGDKVLLKVSPMRGVMRFGKRGKLSQKFIGSYEILDRVREVAYHLALSLALDRVQNVFHLSQLRKYINDTSHVLEAEMIELDDALTYVETPKEFLDRKVRKTRHGETTLVKVLWSNHLVEEATWEAEENIKERYHHLFEQLTAT, from the exons ATGAGAGCCGCACACGATGGGCAAAAGAGCTATGCCGACTTGAGGAGGAGTGACATAGAATTTACAGTAGGAGACAAGGTACTACTCAAGGTTTCACCCATGAGAGGAGTCATGAGATTTGGAAAAAGGGGCAAgttgagccaaaagttcattggctCCTATGAAATCTTGGATAGAGTCAGGGAAGTGGCTTACCACTTAGCACTCTCACTGGCCTTGGACCGAGTTCAAAATGTATTCCATCTGTCTCAATTGCGCAAGTACATAAATGATACCTCTCATGTGCTCGAAGCGGAGATGATTGAACTTGATGATGCCCTAACATATGTGGAAACACCCAAAGAattcctagaccgaaaggttaggaagacaagACATGGTGAGACAACCTTGGTGAAAGTGTTGTGGTCCAATCACCTTGTAGAGGAGGCCACTTGGGAGGCCGAGGAGAACATCAAGGAGCGATACCATCACCTTTTCGAGCAG TTAACTGCCACCTAA